In a single window of the Limnohabitans sp. 2KL-27 genome:
- a CDS encoding 2-dehydro-3-deoxy-6-phosphogalactonate aldolase yields the protein MTSLPSPAHALAQAMAQLPLIAILRGLTPAEAPAIGEALTSSGFAIIEVPLNSPEPLRSISALTRLFPQTLIGAGTVLNAQQVQDVHAAGGRLVVAPNFNPAVVAKALALNMVVLPGVCTPTEAFAALEAGAHGLKLFPAEMISPATVKAMRAVLPPTAALMPVGGITPDNMAAYRAAGASGFGLGSALYAPQKTARQVQDMALQFAKHYLK from the coding sequence ATGACCTCCTTGCCCTCTCCCGCTCACGCCTTGGCCCAAGCCATGGCCCAACTGCCCTTGATCGCCATCTTGCGCGGTCTCACGCCCGCTGAAGCACCGGCCATCGGTGAGGCGCTGACGAGCAGCGGCTTTGCCATCATTGAGGTGCCCCTCAACTCGCCCGAGCCCTTGCGCAGCATCTCCGCCTTGACCCGGTTGTTTCCGCAAACCTTGATCGGCGCAGGCACCGTGCTGAACGCCCAGCAGGTCCAAGATGTGCATGCAGCCGGTGGCCGACTGGTCGTCGCCCCCAACTTCAACCCCGCTGTCGTGGCCAAAGCACTGGCCCTGAACATGGTGGTGCTGCCGGGTGTGTGCACGCCAACAGAGGCCTTTGCCGCACTGGAAGCGGGGGCGCACGGACTCAAGCTGTTCCCGGCCGAGATGATCTCGCCTGCCACCGTCAAAGCGATGCGCGCCGTGCTGCCCCCCACCGCAGCCTTGATGCCCGTGGGCGGCATCACGCCCGACAACATGGCCGCATACCGTGCCGCAGGGGCCAGCGGCTTCGGTTTGGGTTCGGCCTTGTATGCACCCCAAAAAACCGCGCGACAAGTGCAGGACATGGCCCTTCAATTTGCAAAACACTACCTAAAGTAA
- a CDS encoding (2Fe-2S)-binding protein: MTKIHLNGEWQTVAVAEQTPLLYVLRQQLDCKSVRFGCGSGQCGACTVGLNGKPVQSCDTPLWSADQQAVETVEHLMASPIGSVVHQSFIELQAAQCGYCTNGILVSLVLMFRENPTPDRETVIRVLDRHLCRCGAHTRIFKAVDLAQQRIAAMQKPAFG; the protein is encoded by the coding sequence TTGACCAAAATACATTTGAACGGTGAATGGCAAACGGTTGCAGTGGCTGAGCAAACGCCGCTTCTTTACGTTTTGCGCCAGCAACTCGATTGCAAAAGTGTTCGCTTCGGTTGCGGAAGTGGTCAGTGTGGTGCGTGCACGGTGGGCTTGAACGGAAAACCAGTCCAGTCCTGCGATACCCCCTTGTGGTCGGCTGATCAGCAAGCTGTAGAGACGGTCGAGCACTTGATGGCCAGTCCCATAGGTTCTGTGGTGCATCAGTCGTTCATCGAACTTCAGGCGGCTCAATGCGGCTATTGCACCAATGGCATTTTGGTTTCATTGGTGCTGATGTTCCGTGAAAACCCAACGCCCGATCGAGAAACGGTCATCCGCGTTTTGGATCGCCATCTGTGTCGTTGTGGCGCGCACACCAGAATTTTCAAGGCGGTGGATTTGGCCCAGCAGCGGATCGCTGCCATGCAAAAACCAGCGTTTGGTTAA
- a CDS encoding helix-turn-helix domain-containing protein, which translates to MRNLRHIKGLTLKDLADRTLCSESMLSKVENGKAQVSLTLLHRIVQSLDITITALFSESQADQGVVTRAKDRSTFRIDANGSRLERLIPPNLGHLLEGNLHILEPGGGSDGILTHEGEEVGYVLNGVLELIVSGVKYLLHSGDSFVYRSEEPHSYRNPGKETTRVLWVSTPPTF; encoded by the coding sequence ATACGCAATTTGCGTCACATCAAGGGTTTGACCCTGAAAGACTTGGCAGACCGGACCCTTTGCTCCGAGAGCATGCTGTCCAAAGTCGAAAACGGCAAAGCCCAGGTGTCACTGACCTTGCTGCACCGCATTGTTCAAAGCCTTGACATCACCATCACCGCATTGTTCAGCGAATCACAGGCCGATCAGGGCGTGGTGACCAGGGCCAAGGATCGCTCGACTTTTCGCATCGATGCCAATGGCTCTCGACTGGAACGCCTCATCCCCCCCAACCTAGGACATTTGTTGGAGGGCAACTTGCACATCCTAGAGCCGGGTGGCGGCAGTGATGGGATCCTGACCCATGAAGGCGAAGAAGTGGGCTATGTCTTGAACGGCGTTCTTGAACTGATCGTCAGCGGCGTGAAGTATTTACTTCACTCAGGCGATTCCTTTGTCTACCGCTCCGAAGAGCCTCACAGCTATCGCAATCCTGGCAAAGAGACCACACGCGTGCTCTGGGTCAGCACGCCCCCCACGTTCTGA
- a CDS encoding amidohydrolase family protein, translated as MGLAKRGASSDSLPGKALKRASPAKVVDVHCHYLSPVVGAKYAHLQPAKHDATAVYATELSRQVNMKQIQERGAKFNQVEVRLKDMDKMGIDVQVISPAPIQYFYYTEPVLGAQISRDINESIAMVVAQRPDRFVGMGTIPLQDVELAIQELEYAVNTLGLRGVEICTNVNGKNLTDPDLKLEKFFAKAESMGIVLFLHPMGFSQGERFVEHYFNNVMGNPLETSLALGHLIFDGVLARYPKLKILASHGGGYIASYWARMDHAWKARADARTVIKKKPSSYLEKIYFDTITHDSQILGHLVDRYGAQRILLGTDYPFDMGEDKPVQLIDGVSHLSAEDRRLIKGGNAMKLFKIKA; from the coding sequence GTGGGGCTCGCCAAGCGCGGGGCCTCGTCTGATTCGCTGCCTGGCAAGGCGCTCAAGCGTGCGTCACCCGCGAAGGTGGTGGACGTGCATTGCCATTACCTCAGTCCGGTTGTTGGCGCTAAATACGCTCATTTACAACCTGCCAAGCACGATGCCACGGCTGTCTATGCGACCGAGTTGTCACGTCAAGTGAACATGAAGCAGATTCAGGAGCGTGGGGCCAAATTCAACCAGGTAGAGGTCAGGCTCAAGGACATGGACAAGATGGGGATTGATGTTCAGGTGATCTCCCCGGCACCCATTCAATACTTTTACTACACCGAGCCTGTGCTGGGTGCTCAGATATCCCGCGACATCAACGAAAGCATTGCGATGGTGGTTGCGCAACGCCCCGATCGTTTTGTCGGCATGGGGACGATCCCTTTGCAGGATGTGGAGCTGGCCATCCAGGAGTTGGAATATGCCGTGAACACCCTGGGTCTTCGTGGGGTTGAAATCTGTACGAACGTGAATGGCAAAAATCTGACCGATCCTGACTTGAAGCTGGAAAAGTTTTTTGCCAAAGCCGAGAGCATGGGCATTGTTCTTTTTCTCCATCCCATGGGTTTTTCGCAAGGTGAGCGGTTTGTGGAGCATTACTTCAACAACGTGATGGGCAACCCCCTTGAAACCAGTTTGGCTTTGGGACATTTGATTTTTGATGGCGTTCTGGCCCGTTATCCCAAATTGAAGATTCTGGCTTCGCATGGCGGTGGCTACATCGCGAGCTATTGGGCACGCATGGACCACGCCTGGAAGGCCCGTGCAGATGCCCGCACTGTGATCAAGAAAAAGCCTTCGAGTTATCTGGAAAAAATTTACTTCGACACCATCACCCATGATTCACAAATCCTGGGCCATCTTGTTGACCGCTATGGTGCACAGCGCATTCTCCTGGGCACCGATTACCCATTCGATATGGGAGAAGACAAGCCAGTCCAGTTGATCGATGGCGTCAGCCACTTGAGTGCAGAAGATCGACGTTTGATCAAGGGCGGCAACGCCATGAAGCTTTTCAAGATCAAGGCATAA
- a CDS encoding 2-dehydro-3-deoxygalactonokinase, producing MRPLIAIDWGTSSLRGARLGRTGQVLESREFARGILTVPPGQFEAVFKEYFGDWMQAPDALCLISGMAGSRQGWQEAPYCPCPAGFFELGQHLLWLQPGRMALVPGLSYMGADPLNTPDVMRGEEVQIFGALQMAGRKNATLVLPGTHSKWVQVQDARVTQFQTFMTGEVFALMSQHSILGKSLDLNGAIDEAVFLQAIDRSLQAGSVLHHLFAVRTLGLFERLSATQLPSYLSGLLIGEELRAQDLSAHSDPLILIGSEALTRRYTLALQHLKVPCQSRGAEATWTGLYALASSCELS from the coding sequence ATGAGACCTTTGATCGCCATCGACTGGGGCACTTCTTCGCTGCGCGGTGCGCGGCTAGGCCGCACCGGCCAGGTCCTGGAATCGCGCGAATTTGCCCGCGGCATCCTCACCGTGCCGCCGGGCCAGTTTGAAGCCGTGTTCAAGGAATACTTTGGCGACTGGATGCAAGCGCCCGATGCGCTGTGCCTGATCTCGGGCATGGCCGGCAGCCGACAGGGTTGGCAAGAAGCGCCTTACTGTCCCTGCCCCGCAGGTTTTTTCGAACTGGGCCAGCACCTGCTGTGGCTGCAGCCCGGTCGCATGGCATTGGTGCCAGGCCTGAGCTATATGGGCGCAGACCCCCTGAACACCCCCGATGTGATGCGCGGAGAAGAGGTGCAAATTTTTGGCGCCCTGCAAATGGCGGGGCGCAAGAACGCCACGCTGGTCCTTCCGGGCACGCACAGCAAATGGGTCCAGGTGCAAGACGCGCGTGTCACGCAGTTTCAGACCTTCATGACGGGGGAGGTGTTTGCCCTGATGAGCCAGCACTCGATCTTGGGCAAGTCGCTGGACCTCAATGGCGCCATCGACGAGGCGGTTTTTCTGCAAGCCATTGACCGAAGCCTGCAAGCCGGCAGTGTTTTGCACCACCTGTTTGCGGTGCGCACGCTGGGCTTGTTTGAACGCCTGAGCGCCACCCAATTGCCCAGCTATTTGTCGGGCCTGCTGATCGGTGAAGAGCTGCGCGCACAAGATCTGTCGGCCCATTCGGACCCGCTGATCCTGATTGGCAGCGAAGCCCTCACACGGCGCTACACCCTGGCCCTGCAGCACCTGAAGGTCCCTTGCCAAAGCCGAGGGGCCGAAGCCACCTGGACCGGCTTGTATGCATTGGCATCCTCTTGCGAACTGTCCTGA
- a CDS encoding amino acid deaminase produces the protein MEHDFVLNAACKGFPLAAEPCAVSQLGARGWNLLDDALAYPVAVLRRPALAHNLAWMQDFVQRKGVALAPHGKTTMSPELFRMQLQAGAWGLTFANVHQLRVGLAAGAQRAIIANQLVSDADLDGLDLLLRQHPQARVWFLVDSLAQLQALADWGARRGQPRCWDVLLELGIAGYRTGCRTQEQALTLAQAMAESGVVRLGGVECYEGGLGQCNSAHDTEAVSALVRSVQALVQQIDAQHLWGDDEVLLSAGGSAVFDLVIPLLKTQVKSRPVQGVLRSGCYVTHDHWNYARYLQLVEAREGLSASLQPALEVWAKVQSVPEPGLAILSAGRRDLSFDQCMPMPVRWAARGQSGEGAMQATPESWKVKALSDQHAHMVFDAAGVWPQVGDRVALGISHPCTTFDKWRWMAVIEEDGRISGAISTHF, from the coding sequence ATGGAACACGATTTTGTACTGAATGCCGCTTGCAAAGGCTTTCCCTTGGCGGCCGAGCCCTGCGCGGTGTCGCAGTTGGGCGCTCGTGGTTGGAACCTGCTCGATGACGCATTGGCTTACCCTGTGGCCGTGCTGCGCCGTCCGGCGCTCGCGCACAACTTGGCTTGGATGCAGGATTTTGTGCAGCGAAAAGGCGTGGCCTTGGCCCCGCACGGCAAGACCACGATGTCGCCCGAGTTGTTTCGCATGCAATTGCAAGCCGGAGCCTGGGGCCTGACCTTTGCCAACGTGCACCAGTTGCGCGTGGGTTTGGCGGCCGGGGCGCAGCGCGCCATCATCGCCAACCAGTTGGTGTCCGATGCCGATCTGGATGGGCTGGATCTTTTGTTGCGACAGCACCCACAAGCGCGTGTCTGGTTTTTGGTCGATTCGCTGGCACAGTTGCAGGCCTTGGCCGACTGGGGCGCACGGCGCGGCCAGCCGCGTTGTTGGGATGTGCTTTTGGAACTGGGCATTGCGGGCTACCGCACCGGCTGTCGCACGCAAGAGCAGGCCTTGACTTTGGCGCAGGCCATGGCTGAGTCGGGCGTGGTGCGTCTGGGCGGTGTGGAGTGCTACGAGGGGGGACTGGGCCAATGCAACAGCGCGCACGACACGGAGGCTGTCAGCGCCCTGGTCCGCAGTGTGCAGGCGCTGGTCCAGCAAATCGATGCACAGCACCTGTGGGGCGATGATGAGGTCTTGTTGTCGGCAGGCGGCTCGGCCGTGTTCGATCTGGTGATCCCGTTGCTCAAAACGCAGGTCAAAAGCCGTCCGGTCCAAGGCGTGTTGCGCTCTGGCTGTTATGTCACGCACGACCACTGGAACTATGCCCGCTACCTGCAACTGGTGGAGGCGCGTGAGGGCTTGAGCGCGTCGCTGCAACCTGCCTTGGAGGTCTGGGCCAAAGTGCAGTCCGTGCCCGAGCCGGGTCTGGCCATTTTGAGTGCAGGGCGTCGCGATCTGTCGTTTGACCAGTGCATGCCCATGCCGGTGCGCTGGGCGGCACGCGGGCAAAGTGGTGAGGGTGCCATGCAGGCCACGCCCGAGTCGTGGAAAGTCAAGGCACTCAGCGACCAGCACGCCCACATGGTGTTTGACGCCGCAGGTGTCTGGCCGCAAGTGGGTGACCGTGTGGCCTTGGGCATTTCTCACCCCTGCACCACTTTTGACAAATGGCGCTGGATGGCGGTCATCGAAGAAGATGGCCGCATCAGCGGGGCGATCAGCACGCATTTTTAA
- a CDS encoding xanthine dehydrogenase family protein molybdopterin-binding subunit, giving the protein MLHARMIRGPLGESVIEGVDVPAIAQLPGVQHVVHSRDFLAVVGADEAQLVKAMDKARSFVRFSLVTPLPTDLDTEALLLSLADEAKTVHQQGVRQESSRLHEARYSRPYIAHASIGPSCALAQWVEGRMSVWSHTQGVFPLRADLAKAFQLPMDAVQVFHRHGAGCYGHNGADDVAFDAAFVAFTLGVPIRMQWTREDEMTASPLGAPGLVNIKAGVNSAGQISDWNLTVWSHSHLARPGGAGVNLLGAWQIEDRSEKPVPVDLPLPAGGGHRNAVALYDFAHQEVHYGFIPASTLRTSALRSLGSYVNLFAIESFMDEMAEKLSVDPLDFRLQHLNDPRAVAVLEKLAAVCGWRHQEAPDGLHGLGLGFGRYKNAAGYCAVAARIRVEEKITVEKIWAVVDVGLVVNPDGLINQIEGGIVQSLSWTLKEQVTWDAGGITSRTWDQYPIIAFSEIPEVEVHVIDRPDSPSLGSGEVAAGPVPAAVGNALYRAIGVRARHLPLTPERLMQCILDHE; this is encoded by the coding sequence ATGTTGCACGCCAGAATGATCCGGGGTCCCTTGGGTGAGTCGGTCATTGAGGGTGTCGATGTGCCGGCAATTGCCCAACTGCCTGGTGTTCAGCATGTGGTGCATTCCCGTGACTTTTTGGCGGTTGTGGGTGCCGACGAGGCTCAATTGGTCAAAGCGATGGACAAAGCCAGGTCGTTTGTCCGGTTTTCATTGGTCACGCCGCTTCCAACGGATTTGGACACAGAAGCCCTCTTGCTGAGCTTGGCGGATGAGGCCAAAACCGTTCATCAACAAGGTGTGCGACAAGAATCGAGTCGGTTGCACGAGGCGAGGTATTCCCGTCCCTACATCGCCCATGCGTCGATTGGACCCTCCTGTGCATTGGCCCAGTGGGTGGAAGGGCGGATGTCGGTTTGGTCGCACACGCAAGGTGTTTTTCCGCTGCGTGCCGATTTGGCCAAGGCATTTCAGTTGCCGATGGATGCGGTTCAGGTATTTCACCGGCACGGTGCAGGATGCTACGGCCACAACGGTGCTGACGATGTGGCCTTTGATGCGGCTTTTGTTGCATTCACATTGGGCGTGCCCATTCGCATGCAGTGGACGCGTGAGGATGAAATGACCGCCTCACCTTTGGGTGCGCCCGGTCTGGTCAACATCAAAGCGGGTGTGAATTCGGCTGGACAGATTTCGGATTGGAATCTGACGGTGTGGAGCCATTCCCATTTGGCACGTCCCGGTGGGGCAGGTGTGAATTTGTTGGGTGCGTGGCAAATTGAGGACAGGTCAGAGAAACCGGTCCCTGTTGATTTGCCCTTGCCGGCCGGTGGAGGGCATCGCAATGCGGTGGCCTTGTATGACTTTGCACACCAGGAAGTCCACTATGGCTTCATACCCGCTTCGACCTTGCGAACATCGGCATTGCGCAGTTTGGGCTCGTACGTCAACTTGTTCGCCATTGAGTCCTTCATGGATGAAATGGCAGAGAAGTTATCGGTCGATCCGTTGGATTTTCGTTTGCAGCATCTGAACGATCCTCGTGCAGTGGCCGTTCTTGAAAAGCTCGCTGCGGTTTGTGGTTGGCGGCATCAAGAGGCGCCTGATGGCCTGCATGGTTTGGGTTTGGGCTTCGGACGTTACAAAAATGCGGCGGGTTACTGTGCGGTGGCTGCCCGGATTCGTGTTGAAGAAAAAATCACGGTAGAAAAGATTTGGGCTGTGGTGGATGTCGGCCTTGTGGTCAATCCGGATGGTTTGATCAATCAAATTGAGGGCGGCATCGTTCAATCTTTGAGCTGGACGCTCAAGGAACAGGTGACCTGGGACGCTGGCGGCATCACTTCTCGGACCTGGGACCAATACCCCATCATCGCGTTCAGCGAAATTCCCGAGGTCGAAGTCCATGTGATCGATCGTCCCGATAGCCCCAGCCTGGGCAGCGGTGAGGTGGCAGCGGGCCCCGTTCCTGCCGCTGTTGGCAATGCCTTGTACAGAGCCATTGGTGTTCGTGCACGGCACTTGCCATTGACCCCCGAGCGATTGATGCAATGTATTTTGGATCATGAATAG
- the denD gene encoding D-erythronate dehydrogenase, which produces MRILITGGAGFLGARLAREILKRGQLNGQRVSELVIADLFPAPADLLADPRVKGHAGPMLTQGDLFKTGFDGVFHLASAVSGECELDFDLGLRSNVDSSRLLLDSIRASGKVSRLVFASSVAVFGPDAANPMPALVADTTLPTPQTSYGTHKLMIEYMVADYTRKGYIDGRAARLMTVAVRPGKPNGAASSFFSGIIREPLAGTDTTCPVDDHVSHPISSPGNTVHGLITVFEASREAFGGRMALNLPGLNVKVSEMLAALEKVAGPAVRARVTFQKDERIAAIVDNWAKGCTFERAHALGLRADASYEAIIAQYIEDCKTRPGYPAEALNGLK; this is translated from the coding sequence ATGCGAATTTTGATCACCGGCGGTGCCGGATTTTTGGGTGCACGCCTGGCCCGCGAGATTCTGAAGCGCGGCCAATTGAACGGCCAACGCGTGAGCGAGTTGGTCATTGCCGACCTCTTCCCCGCCCCCGCCGACCTGCTGGCCGACCCACGGGTCAAGGGACATGCCGGCCCCATGCTGACGCAAGGCGATTTGTTCAAGACTGGCTTTGACGGTGTGTTCCATTTGGCCTCGGCTGTCTCGGGCGAGTGCGAGCTGGACTTTGATCTGGGCCTGCGCTCCAACGTGGACAGCTCGCGCTTGCTGCTCGACAGCATCCGCGCCTCGGGCAAAGTTTCACGCTTGGTGTTTGCCAGTTCGGTCGCCGTGTTCGGTCCGGACGCGGCCAACCCCATGCCCGCACTCGTGGCCGACACCACCCTGCCCACGCCGCAAACCTCGTATGGCACGCACAAGCTGATGATCGAGTACATGGTGGCCGACTACACCCGCAAGGGCTACATCGACGGCCGCGCCGCCCGACTGATGACGGTGGCCGTGCGCCCCGGAAAGCCCAATGGCGCGGCTTCGTCTTTCTTCAGCGGCATCATCCGCGAGCCTTTGGCGGGCACCGACACCACCTGCCCGGTGGATGACCATGTGTCTCACCCCATCTCTTCGCCGGGCAACACTGTGCATGGTTTGATCACCGTGTTCGAAGCCAGCCGTGAAGCCTTCGGTGGCCGCATGGCGCTGAACCTGCCGGGTTTGAACGTGAAGGTCAGCGAGATGCTGGCCGCCCTAGAAAAAGTGGCAGGTCCTGCCGTGCGTGCCCGCGTGACTTTCCAGAAAGACGAGCGCATTGCCGCCATTGTGGACAACTGGGCCAAGGGCTGCACCTTTGAGCGGGCACACGCCTTGGGTCTTCGCGCAGATGCCAGCTATGAGGCGATCATTGCGCAGTACATCGAAGACTGCAAAACCCGCCCGGGCTATCCAGCCGAAGCCCTGAACGGGTTGAAGTGA
- a CDS encoding amidase codes for MTDLTHWNAFVPGQEFSFQEQAHGPLAGLTMSVKDLFDIAGHPTGAGNPDWQSSHAVPLEHAPLVQTLLHAGARFVGKTITEELAYSLVGENAHYGTPVNPHNPDCIPGGSSSGAASAAAAGLSDFSIGTDTAGSIRLPASFCGLWGLRPSHGTLSSRGVVPLSPSFDTPGWMSKSLDHLSRVGDVLLPPDHNDADFGLLKLALPEDIWRLVHPGFDAVLKPFMDRIASLFQGVINDQLSQNQLIEWQDAFRMVQGHEAWSLHGEWIRSQKPHLGPGIKERFEWASTIADGQAQVARTDMMRHAEVVHAYLEDAVICMPTVSYLAPQKGHASSAEDRTHALSLLCIASMAGLPQITMPLAVLDGKAVGLSLVSRRLSDRQLLSLARKIQGLNH; via the coding sequence GTGACAGACCTTACACATTGGAACGCATTTGTTCCAGGCCAAGAGTTTTCATTCCAAGAGCAGGCGCATGGACCGTTGGCTGGATTGACCATGTCCGTCAAGGATCTGTTTGACATTGCAGGTCATCCCACAGGTGCAGGCAACCCCGATTGGCAGTCCTCGCATGCCGTGCCGCTGGAGCATGCACCGCTGGTCCAGACCCTTCTCCATGCCGGTGCCCGATTCGTCGGCAAAACCATCACGGAGGAACTGGCGTACAGCTTGGTCGGTGAGAACGCGCACTATGGAACACCTGTGAACCCTCACAATCCAGACTGCATCCCCGGCGGTTCCAGTTCCGGTGCCGCATCTGCTGCGGCCGCAGGGCTGAGCGATTTTTCGATCGGAACCGACACGGCAGGGTCAATCCGCTTGCCGGCCAGCTTCTGTGGCCTTTGGGGTTTGAGGCCTTCACATGGCACATTGTCCAGCCGAGGCGTGGTTCCACTTTCGCCCAGTTTTGACACACCAGGTTGGATGTCCAAATCCCTGGATCATTTGTCCCGTGTGGGCGATGTCCTTTTGCCGCCGGATCACAATGACGCAGATTTCGGTCTTTTGAAGTTGGCCCTGCCGGAAGACATCTGGCGGCTGGTTCATCCCGGCTTTGATGCCGTGTTGAAACCCTTCATGGATCGGATCGCCAGCTTGTTTCAGGGTGTCATCAACGACCAGCTTTCGCAGAATCAATTGATCGAATGGCAGGACGCTTTTCGCATGGTTCAAGGGCATGAAGCCTGGTCATTGCATGGGGAATGGATTCGCAGTCAAAAACCCCACCTGGGTCCCGGCATCAAGGAGCGGTTTGAATGGGCATCCACCATTGCGGATGGGCAAGCTCAAGTTGCCCGAACCGACATGATGCGCCATGCAGAGGTGGTGCATGCGTATCTGGAGGACGCCGTGATTTGCATGCCAACTGTCTCTTACTTGGCCCCGCAAAAAGGCCACGCCAGCAGTGCCGAAGACCGCACCCATGCGTTGAGTTTGCTGTGCATTGCCTCGATGGCAGGTCTGCCGCAGATCACCATGCCGCTGGCGGTGCTGGATGGCAAAGCGGTGGGTTTGTCATTGGTCAGCCGACGCCTGAGCGATCGTCAACTTTTGTCCCTGGCTCGAAAAATTCAAGGTCTGAACCACTGA
- a CDS encoding sugar kinase yields MTAIHKKFDIVALGEAMVEFNQTQGQQPDEAPLYLQGFGGDTSNAAIAAARAGAHVGYLSRLGSDRWGDRIMDLWRRENVDATTVMRDAPAPTGMYFVSHDAQGHHFSYARAGSAASRMQPQDVSHWQDAIARSQWLHLSGISLAISNSACDTAFAAMQVARSMGTRVALDSNLRLSLWPLVRAQACIRHAASLCDLFLPSLEDMTALTGLTQAQDIIDWSHAQGAAQVVLKLGADGALASDGQTQRTVPGHSVSAMDATGAGDCFAGNLLARLSAGDNLWDATAYANAAAALSVQGYGAVAPLPRRDAVMNLLLKAHTP; encoded by the coding sequence ATGACAGCCATCCACAAAAAATTCGACATCGTTGCCCTGGGCGAAGCCATGGTCGAGTTCAACCAAACCCAAGGCCAACAGCCCGATGAGGCCCCGCTGTACTTGCAAGGCTTTGGTGGCGACACCAGTAACGCTGCGATTGCTGCGGCGCGGGCCGGCGCCCATGTGGGCTACCTGAGCCGCCTGGGCAGCGACCGCTGGGGCGACCGCATCATGGACTTGTGGCGGCGCGAGAACGTGGATGCCACCACCGTGATGCGCGATGCGCCAGCGCCCACCGGCATGTACTTTGTGAGCCACGACGCGCAAGGCCACCACTTCAGCTATGCCCGCGCCGGATCGGCGGCCAGTCGCATGCAGCCCCAAGACGTGTCGCACTGGCAAGACGCCATCGCCCGCAGCCAGTGGCTGCACCTGTCGGGCATCTCGCTTGCGATCTCAAACTCGGCCTGCGACACGGCGTTTGCCGCCATGCAGGTCGCCCGCAGCATGGGCACGCGCGTGGCGCTCGACTCCAATTTACGCCTGTCACTGTGGCCACTGGTGCGTGCGCAGGCCTGCATCCGCCATGCCGCCAGTCTGTGCGATTTGTTTTTGCCCAGCCTCGAAGACATGACCGCGCTCACAGGCCTCACGCAAGCGCAAGACATCATCGACTGGAGCCATGCACAGGGCGCAGCGCAAGTGGTGCTCAAGCTCGGGGCCGATGGCGCGCTGGCCAGTGATGGCCAAACGCAGCGCACCGTGCCAGGCCACAGCGTGTCAGCGATGGATGCCACGGGCGCTGGGGATTGTTTTGCGGGCAACCTGTTGGCCAGACTTTCAGCGGGCGACAACCTGTGGGACGCCACCGCCTATGCCAACGCCGCAGCGGCTTTGTCGGTACAAGGCTATGGTGCGGTCGCGCCCTTGCCCCGGCGCGATGCAGTGATGAACCTTTTGTTGAAAGCGCACACCCCATGA
- a CDS encoding NAD(P)-dependent oxidoreductase, translated as MHFRASRRGTRRYHPRACHDDPQCGEDLSRMKKVGVIGLGVMGLAMAQNLMRAGFVVHGYDIDATRKKMFKAVRGTVCRSVEDLAASVDVLVSSLPSTPALMSVCRSLAETEPRKLVLIETSTLPIQEKMAARRLLSPARMVMLDCPLSGTGSQAQTKDLVVYASGPHAAFKQVRGVLDGFSRAQFYLGAFGNGMKLKMVANYLVAIHNAATAEALILAERAHLNLDLVLAAIGDSAGQSKMWQIRGPRMAAEDYSPMMSMHLWQKDMGIISDFVKDAGAPSPVFDQARAIYTLAYQAGHGDRDSAVIHHFLKSLPHGAFLAKPEV; from the coding sequence ATGCATTTCAGGGCGTCACGTCGTGGCACCAGGCGGTACCACCCTCGTGCATGCCATGATGACCCACAGTGCGGTGAGGATCTGTCCCGGATGAAAAAAGTGGGCGTCATTGGATTGGGCGTGATGGGTCTTGCCATGGCTCAGAACCTCATGCGTGCAGGTTTTGTGGTGCATGGTTACGACATCGATGCCACGCGCAAAAAAATGTTCAAGGCGGTCCGTGGCACCGTTTGTCGCTCTGTTGAGGATTTGGCCGCGAGTGTGGATGTGCTGGTGTCGTCATTGCCATCGACACCAGCGTTGATGTCGGTGTGTCGCTCGCTGGCCGAGACGGAACCCCGCAAATTGGTGTTGATTGAAACAAGCACGTTGCCCATCCAAGAAAAAATGGCAGCACGGCGACTTCTGAGCCCCGCTCGCATGGTCATGCTCGATTGCCCTTTGTCTGGCACCGGGTCGCAAGCGCAGACCAAAGACCTGGTGGTCTACGCCAGTGGGCCCCATGCGGCTTTCAAACAAGTCAGGGGTGTCTTGGACGGCTTTTCAAGGGCACAGTTCTATTTGGGTGCATTTGGCAATGGCATGAAGCTGAAAATGGTCGCCAATTATTTGGTGGCCATTCACAATGCAGCGACTGCTGAGGCCTTGATACTGGCCGAGCGAGCCCATCTGAATTTGGACCTTGTGCTGGCGGCAATCGGGGACAGTGCAGGGCAATCGAAGATGTGGCAAATCAGAGGTCCTCGCATGGCCGCTGAAGATTACTCGCCCATGATGTCGATGCATCTTTGGCAAAAGGACATGGGCATCATCTCAGACTTTGTGAAGGATGCTGGCGCGCCGTCGCCGGTCTTTGATCAAGCCCGTGCAATTTATACATTGGCGTACCAGGCCGGTCATGGTGACCGTGACAGCGCTGTCATTCACCACTTTCTAAAGTCCTTGCCCCATGGGGCTTTCTTGGCCAAACCAGAGGTCTGA